One genomic window of Glycine max cultivar Williams 82 chromosome 16, Glycine_max_v4.0, whole genome shotgun sequence includes the following:
- the LOC100788721 gene encoding germin-like protein subfamily 1 member 7 yields the protein MKVMYFLVAVLALAFSVASAYDPSPLQDFCVTVNGTKDGVFVNGKFCKDPKLVKAEDFFRHVEPGNTSNPNGAQVTQVFVDQLPALNTLGISLARVDFAPKGLNPPHTHPRGTEILIVTEGTLYVGFVTSNQDGNRLFTKVLNKGDVFVFPIGLIHFQRNVGYGNAVAIAALSSQNPGTITIANVLFKANPPISSEVLTKAFQVDKKVIDYLQKQSWYGNN from the exons ATGAAAGTGATGTACTTCCTTGTTGCCGTCTTAGCTTTGGCATTCTCAGTTGCCTCGGCCTATGACCCCAGTCCTCTCCAAGATTTTTGTGTGACAGTCAATGGCACCAAAGATGGTG TGTTTGTGAATGGAAAATTCTGTAAAGACCCTAAGCTTGTGAAAGCAGAAGATTTCTTCAGACATGTGGAACCTGGGAATACCTCCAACCCAAATGGTGCACAAGTGACTCAAGTGTTTGTTGATCAGCTACCAGCATTAAACACGCTTGGCATATCTTTGGCTCGCGTAGATTTTGCACCAAAGGGTTTAAACCCTCCCCACACTCACCCTCGAGGCACTGAAATCCTTATAGTCACTGAGGGTACTCTCTATGTTGGATTTGTTACTTCCAATCAAGATGGAAATCGCCTCTTCACCAAAGTGCTGAACAAGGGTGATGTGTTTGTGTTCCCAATTGGTCTCATTCATTTCCAACGGAATGTGGGATATGGCAATGCAGTTGCCATTGCTGCTCTTAGCAGTCAAAATCCAGGAACTATCACTATTGCAAATGTTTTGTTTAAAGCCAATCCTCCAATTTCTTCAGAGGTTCTTACTAAAGCATTCCAAGTTGACAAGAAAGTAATTGATTATCTTCAAAAACAATCTTGGTACGGCAACAACTAG